The sequence CGGACGTTATCTACTCGTTCACGCTAACGACGCAGACGTCCGTCGAGATTATCCTCAACGCGCATCTGTCCGACACTCCGCCGCAGGAATGGGTTATGCCCGGAATCCTACTCAGCGACCATTGTCCGCCGGATTGGACATGCATTGCATCGGCCAGCAGTTGGACGATCGTCGAGTCAATTCCGCTTGTGCTGGACTGCAACTCGCTTGCCGCAGGTACGTACTATGTCATGATTGACAATGGAACTTGGCTCCACCCTTGCTACTCCTACGATCTGTTGATTCAGACCTGTGGGCCGTGCGACCTGGTCAGTCAGCCGGGTGATGTTGAAGAAGTGGCCGAGGCGTTCCCGCTGCCCGGTACGTTCTCGATCAACGATCCCGATGGCGGCTGCAACAACGACACTCCGTTTGCGCCGCAGTTTCACGATGTCGCGGGCGGCCAGACGGTTCACGGCCGGACATTTGCCTATACGGACTCGATTTCAGGTTCATTGCGCGCCGACACGGACTGGTACCGCTTGTCACTCGCGATGCCGGCTGAGCTGACGGTTACCTACGTCGGTGAGACGTCGCTGCAAGCTGCCTTGCTCGAAGCACCGTGCGGAACGATCCCCCTGCAAAATGGCATTCAGACGACGCCTTGCGGCTCGCGGTCAATGACGACCACATGCCTTGCGCCCGGCGACTATTACATTCGTATCACGCGCGGCGGCGCTCTGTCGTCTCCGGACACTGAGCCGTTTGAATATCGCGTATCATTCGATCTGGTTACCTGTGAACTACCCACGGGCCGCTGCTGCTACGCCGGCATTTGTTCGATGTACACGGAGCCCGAGTGCGATATTCTGGGTGGTTATTGGGATGCGCTGCTGACCTGCGCTGATCCCTGTCCGATCTATCCGCCGAATGACCATTGTGAAAATGCCGGTGTGCCGGCGACGCTGCCTGCGACATTCACGGGCACCAACGTCAATGCCACGAACGACTGCCCGCAGGAGGGCGACCCGCAGGTGTGGCACGTCTTCACAACCACGGAAACGCAGGACATTCAGATTGACTATTGCGGCACCCAGAATTTTCACAGCTTCAATCCGTGGATTTATGACGGCTGTCCGTGTGGCGACCGCATCATGCTGGAGGCCGTGGACTGGGGCTTCTGTTCACCGATCACAGCGATGACAGGTCTCTGGCGCAGCGTACCGGCCGGGACATGGTACATCTCAGTTACGATGTACGACCCCAATAGCATCGGCGAATACACCATTCATGTCAATGCCGTTTCCAGTCTTCCGCCTGACAATGATGAGTGTGCGGCGGCTGCGCCTCTAACACTTGTTCCCAATGGATCCGTTACCGTATCCGGAACCACGATGAATGCCGCAGCAAGTTGCACGGACGCGTGTGACGAGGGTGGCTTCACTTACAGTTCTTCGGGCGGCGACGTGTTCTATTCGCTGGACTTAAGCGAAACTCGAAAGATCGCGCTGGCGCTCGGCACGAGCGACATGCACATTTCCGTCTATGAGGGCCAGGGCCAGTGTTGCGTGAGTCCTGCGCTCCTGTGCAACGACGATGATGCCAACTTTGTACCGCTGCCTTCGTGGGACGTTCCCGAACAGCATCCTGGCGAATCAAGGTCCTATGTTGCCGCGAATATGGGGCCGGGGCTGTTCTTGATTCGGGTGGCCAAGTATGGCGCGCAAGTTGGCGCCTACACGCTCACGGTTTACGACAACGGTCCCTTGCACTGCACGCCGCCTGACGCTCCGGACGATCTCACCGCGATGGTCGAGGGTGACAATATAGAACTCCGGTGGTCAACCGACGCCGCGTCCGCTGCGCGCGGCACCTATCGGATCTGGGCCAACACCAACTGGATGCCGTTCGATGACCTAAGTTGGACGATTGTCGCCGATAATATCGTGCCGGTGGTCGCTGACGACCATCTGTACTACAGTGAGCCTGCCGCTGGCAACAGTATGATGTTCTACATCGTTACCGGTCACTGCACGGATACGCCATAGTTGCAATTATCGGTCGCGAGCAGTTTGCCTGGCGTCGTTCCAAGGCCTTGGCAAGAGGGCCTGGACGACGCAGGAATAGTCCTGCTGGCGATGTTAGCGCTCCTGTACTACGCGCTGCTCTGAGAGCAGCATGCATTGGTGAAATGAGCGGCGGTCAGAGCGCAAGACTCTGGCCGCCGCCTCATGAGTATATACCACGGATCATCTACCGCCGCGAGTGCGGTGCAGAGTGATTCACCACGGACTCGTTACGAGGACTATTGTGCGTTGGCTTAGGCCTGCAACACTTTTCGTACTTCTGAGTATTTCGGCGATCTCGGCCTTCGCGGTGCCGGACACGTTGTGGTCCGCCAGGATCACTACCGTCGGCAATCCCGCGATCTACGACGCAATGACGCATTCCAGCGCCGATTTTATCGTCGTGGGCGAAACGAATCCCGGCCTGACGAATTCACGACTACTCATTGCTCGGATCAGTAGCGGTGGCGATGTGCAGTGGACACGCACGTTTCGCGGTTCTGCGCGCATGATCGCCAATTCGTGTGTTGAACTGCCAAACGGAGATGTCGTGGCCGCGGGCAGCAGCGGCAATGACCTGCTGCTCATGGCTATCAGCTCAGAAGGCGACAGCCTTTGGAGCCGCGTGTATGGTACAGGCGGTGCAACCGTTGCTAATGATGTAGCTCTCCTGCGCAACGGCAATCTTGCCGTCGTCGGCGCGGGACTCGGCACCGGAGGGATACACTCCGATCTGTTGTTACTCTTCTGCGACACCGGTCTTGACACCTTGTGGACGAGGAGTATTGGCGGCAGCAATGTGGATATCGGGTACCGCATCACGGAACGGCATGATCGAACTCTGATCGTCGGCGGGTCATCCAAAAGCAATGGTGCAGGGGACTTCGATCTCTGGCTCGTGCACACAGACTCCGTGGGCACTCTGTTGTCGTCCGCGTTCGACGGCACTGCTGGGCCGGACAACTGTTACGATCTGTCTGACGGTGACAGTGTCATTTATTGGGGTGGAAAAACAACTTCCGGCAGTAACAACCTCGCCTATTTGGCGAAGGCCGGCGAATTCGGTGATTCACTGTTCGTGCGTAGCTACTCGCATGGCGGAGCTGAAGATCAGATTCGTGGAATACTCGCCCGGCGTACTGGCGGCGCCATTCTAACGGGCTGGTCGGGAATCAGTTGGAACAGCCGCCTCTGTTGGGTTTTTGCAATTGACTCCCGCGGCGATGTTGTTTGGGAGTGGGCGCATGGTCCGGCCGCGAGTGGGCTTTATGGCGCAATCGAGGTACCGAGCGGTGGTCTACTGGCGTATGGACAAGTCAGCGAGTCCAATACCCGCAAGGGATATGTTCTGCGCCTGATCTTCTCTGAGATCTCCGGATTCGTCATGGACGCCGCAAGCGGTGGCCCTGTGATGGGTGCGATTGTTTCAATCATCGGCGCAAATCAGCATGCCGTGACGGACTCGAATGGTGCGTACAAGATTCGCGTCGCCAATGGCACATATGATGTCGGGGTGTCAGGCGCATGTTTTTCGCGGGATACTTTGCACGGTGTTGTCGTTGAACCGGATTCCATCGCACATGCGGATTTCGACGTTCTCCGCCCGCAGTATTTCAATGAAATGACGTCACTCAATGCGATGGTCCAAAACGAAGCGGTGACGTCAATACCACTCGTCATCGCGAATTCCGGCGCAGGCGCCATGGAAGTGGGTATCACCGCTCAGGCAATCAACCCTCCGGGAACATGGTTGAGTGTGGTGCCGGACACGGCATTGATCGCGGCGGGCGACTCAACGGTCTTTCAAGTTCTTGTCGCGCCGGATACGACCAACGATAGCCGTTATGAGTTCGATGGACAACTCGTCGTGCGAACGAACTCATGTCCGGGCGAATCAGATATTATACCGGTCATGGTGCAAGTGCTCAATGCCCATAATGCTCCGGCCATCTTGCCCGCGAGTTTTTCGCTTACGGCTTATCCCAATCCATTCAACGCTACTACGGTGCTGGAGTTCACAGTCCCGTCCACGGCGTGGGTGACACTCTCTGTATTCGACATTGCCGGGCGGATCGTCACGGTCTTGACAGAGAAATCCTATGCGCCCGGTTTGCACAAATTAGACTTTGCGGCCGGAGATTTACCTTCCGGCATCTACTTTGCGCACATTGCAGTCGGCGATTTCAAAGCGACGCAGAAGATTATGCTCATCAAGTAATAGTCCTCAGTTTCCGCATCGTCGCTCCGCGCCGGATAAACGTCAAAGGGCTTACCACATTCTGGTAAGCCCTTTGTCTTGCCGTCAACGCTACGGGCGCGCCAAATGGCGCGCCCGTAGTCTTCCCAGTCAGTTCGTGGTCAATTAGCGAACGGCAACAATGTGATACACGGACTCACTGGCCGTCGCTGCGGCGTTCGCGTCAATGTACTCAAGCGTCGGCGCCGGCACCGTGGCCAGAAGCGTATACACGCCATCTACCGCGGCGGCCTTTTCAACGCGATACGATGTTGCGTTCTCCGCGGCCGTCCAGAACAGATGCATGTCCAGACCTTCCGCCAATACAACCAAGGAGTCCACAGGCCCCACGGTTTGCGGGCTCAGGGCGAACAGGCAGATGTCATCAACCGCAGCTTCAATCGTTGAACCGCCGCCAAGGTCGGCCACGCTGATGCGCACCTTTACCTGCGATGTCAACGCGACGTAGTTTTCGAGTTGGAACTGATCTTCTTTCCAGAATTCCCAGTCGTCGTTCGTGTAAAGCAGGGTCGTCCACGTCGTACCATTGTCCGACGATGCCCAGATATGAATCGAGTCGGTCCCGGGATTGTTGCCGAGATCGTTCGAGTACCACGACCAGATGTCCAGAGCTGCCGATTCATAGCCCGATAGATCCCAAGTGGGCGACACAATCGTCGTGCGGCCGCCGTCTACATCGTAGGTGTTATGCGTTGAGCCTTGACGACCGTCTGTGCACAGGCAGTAGATGCCCGGCGCAGACGTATGGTCGTCGCCCGTCTGCACGATGTTCGCGCCGTTGAAAGTCGCCACCGGATCCGAGCGTTCCCACAGTCCTACAGTAGCGTTGTCGCCCGTGTAGGATAGTGTCCAACCCTGCGTGCTCGCTTCAAAGTCATAGCACTGCTGGTAGTCCCACACGGTCGGGATATTCAGCACGCCGGTTTCCGGCACGCGCACGGACGTTGTCGGGCCCGTAAACTCGAAGTAGCAGTCATGAGCGCCGGTCACAAGCGTCGTGTCAAACGAAAACACCGAACCATCGCTGTAGCTGAAATCGAGCGTCGTTAGCGCGTAGGGCAAGCCGTCCACCACCACATTTGCCGAGAGCGGCGCGACATTGGTGGCGCTGGTGTAGAGAATCGAATACGTGAACAGAGTAGCCTCGCTGCCGCTAACGGGCGAAACTCCCGCGCCGGACAAGACAAATTCCGCTGGCGGCTGCAAGGTCGGGAAGACGATGTCGTCAACCCACGCGGCGTCGCTGCCGGACACGAGTGAAACGTCCTTCGTGTACTTCCACATGAATGTGTGGACGCCAGCCGTTACGTTGTAGCTTGCCTGGGCCCAGCCAACTTCACCCGACCAGGATGCCTGTTCGACGCCGTCAATCAGAAATCGCAGGAAGTCATAGGTGGCTTCCGACGAAACCTTGTAATAGAACGAAATCGGACCGCTGACCAATACGGTTTGGGTCACGGACAGATTGGATTCCTGACTGTTTGAAATCACCCCTGACTTCGCGCAATATAGGCCGGCATGCTGCCCCGTGCTAACGATGGTCCACGGTGCAGTGCCGCTTTGCGTCCAGGGGAAGCGCGTGAAGTTGCCAGTTTCCCAATCTTCGTTGGACAAAACGGCCAGGTTAAAATCATGCGACATAGCGCCGCCAAACACGATTACATCCTGATCGCCGCCATATCCAGTGGCATCCGCGCGGACCGTGTAGGTCGTGCCGATAGGAAGGCTAAGTGTGTAAGCACCCAAGCCATTTGTGGTCGCCGGAGTCACCGGAAAGCCAACTACACTAACCTGCGCGCCCGGAACAGGTGCGGCCGCCGGATTGTACACGAAACCCGTGAGGTCGGCACTGGGGACAGAGACCAATGACTTGTTTAGCGTCACCGTACTTCCGTCTATAACGGTAGTACCCTCGTTCGAGGTCGTGTAGCCAAACTTGCTGAACTCGAGCGTCACCGCGCCGACCGGCAACAGCAGATCGTAAGCGCCGCTGGCGTTCGTGGTGTCCACTTGTGCGCCGGCCAAATTACGGATGATCACTCCGGCGAGCGGAGCCAACGTGTTTTGGTCCGTTACGACGCCGGCTACGTGGCCATAACCACCTAAGATGCTCTCGGAGCAAGCCAGTGAGTAGGACTGCGGGCCGCTCGGCAACGTCGTCGAATTCACCGTGATCGTCCACGTTCCCGCAGCCGGGCTCGCCACCACGATCTGCTCGCTGTTGTTGATGTGGTCAACACCTGTTCCCGCGGGAGTTGCGGGGCTGGCCGGAGTCAGCGTGAACGGTAGGTACACCGTCGCGCTCGGCGAGGTCAGTGTCACATTCAGGTCATTGATCAGAGTGGGGTTTGCCAGCGGAGTTGCCGCCGGGTCCATCCACGACAGCGATACCCGCAGGGACGGCGTACCTGCCGGCACCGTGAACGTATGCGTCATCGTCTGACCGGTGGACAAACTGCCCTCCAGGAATCCGCCTTCCATCGTCGCATCCACCGCCGCTTGCACGTTGATGCGGCCGAAACCGTAGACGTAGTCGGGGCCAACATTGCCAAGATCCTGCGCGGTATTGATGAGCAGCGCCTTGATCGTGGACGGTAGCGGTGTGAGACCGGGATAGGAGATACCCATCTGTTGCAGAATCAGCGCCACACAGCCCGACGTAATCGGCGTGGCCATCGAAGTGCCGCTCATGTCACCGTACGTATTGCCCGGTAGTGTTGAGTGAATATTGAGGCCGGGTGCGCAGACATCGGGCTTGATCCGCCCGTCGTCCGTCGGACCCCACGACGAGAAGGTCGTCATGCCGTCCGCATCCGTGGAAGCACCAACCGAAATGATGTTCTTTGCATTCGCGGGAACACCCATCGTATTGTAGGTGCTGCCGCATGCGCCGCCGCGCTCGTTGCCGGCCGCGAACAGCACGATAAACGGACTGCCCAAACTGCCGCGCACGATATTGTCCAACAACTGCGACACGCTCTCGTAATCGCCTTCCCACGTGCACGAGTAGCCATTCCACGCGATATTCGCGCCGATGGAGTTCGTGGCAAGGTCAGCCGAGTAGCTGTTGCGCGCCGTGGTGTAGTTTGCCTGAATATCCTGCGGACTATTGTAGAGGCAGTTCGGCGTGCACGACTCATACTGCATCGAGATAATATTGCAGGCAGGTGCCATCCCGCGATACAGGCCGCCGGATAATGCGCCGCTGCCGCCTACCGAACCGGCCACGTGCGTCGGGTGGTCTACCGTTGATCCGGCTTCACCCAAGGTCAAACGCCCCGAAAAATCGGTATGTGCCGCGTCCACCATGCCTGCGTCATAGACGAGTACGCTGATGCCGCTGCCGTTCAAATTGTAAGGTGCCGCCTGCACGGTTTCGGCGCCAACGCGCGTCCGCGCCGCATCATTTACACCCGTCATCGGTGGTGACATCAAGTCCATCCAGGCCACTTCGTCTTCGCTTGCCATGGCTTCAAACTGATCCGGATGAACCGCCATTACCCACGTGTTGATGATTTCAATATAGTCACCCATTTCCGCGCCATAGCGCGCCGCGATCTCCTTGGCGGCGTTGCCCGCGACATCCGCGTGCAGGCGCACGAACACCAATTCCATCTCGTTCTCGAAATGTGTCCAGGGTTCAAACTCGCGGTTAACGACACGGCTGTGCATCTTGTCAGCCACGG is a genomic window of bacterium containing:
- a CDS encoding carboxypeptidase regulatory-like domain-containing protein, producing the protein MRWLRPATLFVLLSISAISAFAVPDTLWSARITTVGNPAIYDAMTHSSADFIVVGETNPGLTNSRLLIARISSGGDVQWTRTFRGSARMIANSCVELPNGDVVAAGSSGNDLLLMAISSEGDSLWSRVYGTGGATVANDVALLRNGNLAVVGAGLGTGGIHSDLLLLFCDTGLDTLWTRSIGGSNVDIGYRITERHDRTLIVGGSSKSNGAGDFDLWLVHTDSVGTLLSSAFDGTAGPDNCYDLSDGDSVIYWGGKTTSGSNNLAYLAKAGEFGDSLFVRSYSHGGAEDQIRGILARRTGGAILTGWSGISWNSRLCWVFAIDSRGDVVWEWAHGPAASGLYGAIEVPSGGLLAYGQVSESNTRKGYVLRLIFSEISGFVMDAASGGPVMGAIVSIIGANQHAVTDSNGAYKIRVANGTYDVGVSGACFSRDTLHGVVVEPDSIAHADFDVLRPQYFNEMTSLNAMVQNEAVTSIPLVIANSGAGAMEVGITAQAINPPGTWLSVVPDTALIAAGDSTVFQVLVAPDTTNDSRYEFDGQLVVRTNSCPGESDIIPVMVQVLNAHNAPAILPASFSLTAYPNPFNATTVLEFTVPSTAWVTLSVFDIAGRIVTVLTEKSYAPGLHKLDFAAGDLPSGIYFAHIAVGDFKATQKIMLIK
- a CDS encoding S8 family serine peptidase → MKFGISGRGLTLALLCLLCMQTAFASGEYTVRLWSREFNPAEDLSALSTLSVEASVESPVHCLLQLYTDPDDATRNSLQGAGIKLLEPLGGNAWLASLSNDITTASASSLGLRWAGELTVADKMHSRVVNREFEPWTHFENEMELVFVRLHADVAGNAAKEIAARYGAEMGDYIEIINTWVMAVHPDQFEAMASEDEVAWMDLMSPPMTGVNDAARTRVGAETVQAAPYNLNGSGISVLVYDAGMVDAAHTDFSGRLTLGEAGSTVDHPTHVAGSVGGSGALSGGLYRGMAPACNIISMQYESCTPNCLYNSPQDIQANYTTARNSYSADLATNSIGANIAWNGYSCTWEGDYESVSQLLDNIVRGSLGSPFIVLFAAGNERGGACGSTYNTMGVPANAKNIISVGASTDADGMTTFSSWGPTDDGRIKPDVCAPGLNIHSTLPGNTYGDMSGTSMATPITSGCVALILQQMGISYPGLTPLPSTIKALLINTAQDLGNVGPDYVYGFGRINVQAAVDATMEGGFLEGSLSTGQTMTHTFTVPAGTPSLRVSLSWMDPAATPLANPTLINDLNVTLTSPSATVYLPFTLTPASPATPAGTGVDHINNSEQIVVASPAAGTWTITVNSTTLPSGPQSYSLACSESILGGYGHVAGVVTDQNTLAPLAGVIIRNLAGAQVDTTNASGAYDLLLPVGAVTLEFSKFGYTTSNEGTTVIDGSTVTLNKSLVSVPSADLTGFVYNPAAAPVPGAQVSVVGFPVTPATTNGLGAYTLSLPIGTTYTVRADATGYGGDQDVIVFGGAMSHDFNLAVLSNEDWETGNFTRFPWTQSGTAPWTIVSTGQHAGLYCAKSGVISNSQESNLSVTQTVLVSGPISFYYKVSSEATYDFLRFLIDGVEQASWSGEVGWAQASYNVTAGVHTFMWKYTKDVSLVSGSDAAWVDDIVFPTLQPPAEFVLSGAGVSPVSGSEATLFTYSILYTSATNVAPLSANVVVDGLPYALTTLDFSYSDGSVFSFDTTLVTGAHDCYFEFTGPTTSVRVPETGVLNIPTVWDYQQCYDFEASTQGWTLSYTGDNATVGLWERSDPVATFNGANIVQTGDDHTSAPGIYCLCTDGRQGSTHNTYDVDGGRTTIVSPTWDLSGYESAALDIWSWYSNDLGNNPGTDSIHIWASSDNGTTWTTLLYTNDDWEFWKEDQFQLENYVALTSQVKVRISVADLGGGSTIEAAVDDICLFALSPQTVGPVDSLVVLAEGLDMHLFWTAAENATSYRVEKAAAVDGVYTLLATVPAPTLEYIDANAAATASESVYHIVAVR